From a single Prionailurus bengalensis isolate Pbe53 chromosome A1, Fcat_Pben_1.1_paternal_pri, whole genome shotgun sequence genomic region:
- the FTMT gene encoding ferritin, mitochondrial, which translates to MPPCFLFLSKQISSSLVSLRSVRRGFALRPLGVSWRPSGPQPAAPSRPLAAATSSRDPAGPTSAPSRVRQNFHPDSEAAINRQINLELYASYVYLSMAYYFSRDDVALNNFARYFLRQSREETQHAEKLMRLQNQRGGRICLQDIKKPDLDDWESGLNAMECALLLEKNVNQSLLELHTLASDKGDPHLCDFLETHYLNEQVKSIKELGDHVQNLVKMGAPASGLAEYLFDKHTLGNENDHN; encoded by the coding sequence ATGCCGCCCTGTTTCTTGTTCCTCTCTAAGCAGATCAGCAGTTCGCTGGTGTCCCTGCGCAGCGTGCGCCGAGGCTTCGCGCTCCGACCGCTCGGGGTCTCCTGGCGCCCCTCGGGTCCCCAGCCCGCCGCCCCCAGCCGCCCGCTGGCCGCAGCCACCTCCTCCCGGGACCCTGCCGGGCCCACCTCCGCCCCCTCCCGAGTGCGGCAGAACTTCCACCCCGACTCCGAGGCCGCCATCAACCGCCAGATCAACCTGGAGCTCTACGCGTCCTATGTGTACTTGTCTATGGCCTATTACTTCTCCCGAGATGACGTGGCCCTGAACAACTTCGCCAGATATTTCCTTCGTCAGTCTCGGGAGGAGACCCAGCATGCCGAGAAGCTGATGAGGCTGCAGAACCAGCGGGGAGGCCGGATCTGCCTGCAGGACATCAAGAAACCTGACCTGGACGACTGGGAGAGCGGGCTGAATGCCATGGAGTGTGCGCTGCTCTTGGAAAAGAATGTGAACCAGTCGTTGCTCGAATTGCACACTCTGGCCTCAGACAAAGGTGACCCCCATTTGTGCGACTTCCTGGAAACTCACTATTTGAATGAACAGGTGAAATCGATCAAAGAACTAGGTGACCACGTGCAAAACCTGGTTAAGATGGGGGCCCCAGCTTCTGGCCTGGCAGAGTACCTCTTTGACAAGCACACCCTTGGAAATGAAAACGATCACAACTAA